In Haliscomenobacter hydrossis DSM 1100, the DNA window CAGAAGCAAACTTTCGTTTTTACGGGCCCGCGTAAGGATTGTTTGTTGGGGGTGGCACAGATTCTGAGCTATAAATTTCGGCGGGTAATGAAAATCGCCAGTAAGCGCAGCAAATCGCGGATCATTCCGTCAAAACAAGACAATGGCGATACTATTGCTAGGCACGCGCTATCGTGATGAGCATTGGAAGCTGATGGGGAAAGATATAACGTTAGGCTTGATGCCCTATCACTCTTTTTCTTCCACCTTCTTTTCATTCGGTTTGTAAAATGCCATTGCTGCTGCAACAATAAAAATGCCTTTGGATAAAAATGATTGTTCAACCATGGTTTCATTGTACCGCAGGGTATCGTAAATTTGTGGAATCAGCCCCAGTCCATAAAAGGTTAAGAAGGCAACTAAAGGTACATTTTCCAGGGTCTCCTTCTTGAATTCCATTTCCTTTTTCCAATACAATGCCGCAATGATTGCCGGACTGGCCACGTACAGCAAATTTTTAGGATGCAGCTCAAGTTTGAACAGGAGTGCTGCCGCGATGATAAAATAGACAATGAGTGTTGTTTTGTGTGAAGGCATGGTTGTGTATTTTGAGTTAAAAGATTCAGTGAATGAAAGCTGGGGATTGCTCAAAATAAAAAGTCAAAAAATGAACTGTGGCCATAACTCATGTACAAATAAGTTAAGGCATTGTGTGCAATATGAACCAGAATTGGGACAAAAATCGAATGGGTTTTGACATATAGATAACCCAGCAACAGACCCGCCAAAAACGTTTGAATTACCTGATCTGGACTGACGTGAACAATCGCAAACAACATTGATGAATACAAAATAGCTGTATTGGTCGAAGTTTTGGCTAAAAAGTACCTCATATAAAGTCCCCGGAAAATCATTTCTTCAATAATCGGACCTATAAAAACCGCAGTCAATAAAAATGAAATATCCCTACTGTCTACTTGCTTGATAAATTCATTATTAGTGAAAGAGGGTAATGGTAAGAATTCACATATTGTATCATTCAATATTTCAAATAAAACAAACAACAAAACATAGAATGGAATTTGACTTGTTTTAAAGACTATTGGATATTTTGGCAAGGTATTTATTTTTAAAAATTTGATCAAAAACAAACAGGCAAGCCCATTTATCATTATTTGTGAAATAAAAAATAATAAGCCATCTTGATTTGTAAAGCCGGAGAATATAGGCATTAATACCAACATGGCAGCAAAGAAAATTAGTATTGAAAAAACCGCCGCTTTTATCAAGAGGTATAACCCCTGAAAAAAAATGGACTCTTGTATTTTTTGCGCAAGCATATTGAAAAATTTAGTCGCGCAAAGAAATATTCCTTGCGCGACATTAAAACATCGTTATTTCCCTCCGGCTCCTTTAGAACCTGCTCCGACTGGACTTGCCATAAAACCACTCTCTTGAGTCGTTTTAGCAATGGCATTATAAGTGTCAGCGACCTTATGTGAAACATATCCGATAGTCCATGCCAAATCGTACCAAAAGCTACCTCCTTCGATATCGTTCATTTGGTCAGGAGATAAAATTTCAATGGATTGATGGTCATTTACAGTTGAAATAAACTTTTCCATTCTTTTGATTTTTTATGTTGAAAAATTATTTATTTACCAGCAGCTTCCCAGCCTGCTTGCAAGCCTTCTTTCAAATCATCCCAATTCTCAATAACTGCCAAAGCAGCCACTCCGTAGACGCTTTTTTTAACAAAAGACTTTGCCGCAGTGATCCAGTCTCCCCCTTCAATCATCCCCATTTCATCCACAGAAAGTGCGCATAGCCCTTCTTGATTAAATTGTTCCATAGCAATATACATTTAGGAATAAAAAAATTGTTGCCTACTATTTTCTGCGGGTATTCGGCATCTCCCTACCATGAATCAGCGCTGATGTTCATTGATGATACAAATATCTGGTGGTTCCGTCCAATTGCCTTGGACGTTCGATATTTTTCACAAATTTTCCGCCATAAATGCGCTCTGCGCCCTGTGGAGTAATAAACTCTACATAGGCTACCGTTACGATTCTGAAAGTACTGCGGTAATAAAAGCTGCGCGCACTGCGGTCGTATTCAATGGGGGCACCCAGATCTTTCAGTTCATCCAGGATATTGTACAATTGGCTGCGACTCAAGTCCAGTCTGCGGGCCAGTTCATCGGGTGCCCCCGTTTTGCCTTGATGGATCAGGGTATCCAGTCTTTTTAAACGATCCAGTTGTTTGATGGCCATCATGTTTCGGTCTGATTTTGGGTTTACCTGCTGGTTTGGAGCAGCATGGGGAATTGTTTGGCCCACAAAGAAAAATACGCTCCTCTTTGCTCAAGTAATTCCTGGTGGTTTCCTTCCTCCATGAGTTTGCCATCGTGTAGTACGATGATTTTGTCGGTATCCATGACGGTGCTTAAGCGGTGGGCAATAATGATGATGGTTTTACCCTGTTGTTGTAAAGCGTGGATCGTGTTTTGCACAAAAGCTTCCGAGCTTGAATCCAGCGAAGAAGTTGCTTCGTCCATGATCAGGACCTCGGGGTCACGATACAGTGCCCGGGCGATGCCCAAGCGTTGTTTTTGACCGCCAGACAAATTCGCCCCGTTTTCGCCCAACAAAGCCCCAAAACCTCCCGGAAGCGACTCAATAAAGGGCAGAATACCCAATTGATGACAAAGGTCGATGACCCGCTCAAAATTAGGATATGGGTCACCTATCGCGATATTTTCCAGCACAGTACCTGCAAAAATGTCGATCTGTTGGGGCACCACAGCTACAATTTTGCGCAAGGAACGATTGGAAACATAGTGCAAATCAATGTGGCCAAAGCGGATTTTGCCGCCATTGATGGGGTACAGTTTTTGTAGCATCGACACGATCGTCGATTTACCACAGCCACTTTCACCCACGATGCCCGTGGATGCACCTTTTTTGAAGGTGAGACTCAGGTTTTTAAAGACCATTTTTCGGGTACCGTAATTAAAATCTACGTTGTCGAGCACAATGTCTCCCACTTGTTCGGAATTCAAGTCAACGGCGTGCACGGAAGATTCGGTCTCCAGATCAATGATCTCAAACAAACGGTCGGCAGCGATCCAGGCATTTTGAATGGTGCGGTTCATGCCAATCAGGCTACTGACTGGCCCATTGAAATAGCCAATCAGGGCATAAAAGGACAATAGTTCGCCAGGAGTGATGTGCCGATCCAAAACGAAATAAGTACCCGCCCACAGCAACACAATGGTAAACAGCCGACTGACCAGCTCGGAAGCATTGCCCAATACCAATTGGTTTTTACCAGATTGAAAAATGGTATTGAGTAAGGATACAAATTTTTGCTCGGTTTTGACATTCGTAAATCCCTCCAGTCCAAATTGCTTGATGGTGCGGATATTGTTCAGGGACTCCACCAGTTGGGTTTCCAAACCAGCGGAGTCTTCCATTAATTTGCGCTCCCACACCTTGTTTAATCGATTGGAAATCCAATAAATGAGCAGGTACAAGGGCAAGGTTAACAGCATCAAGGCGGCAAACTTCCAATAGTACGTAAACATCAAGAGCAGGGAGAAAACCAAAATCAGGACGTTTACGACAATGTTGATCGCGACATCATTGATAAAAGTGCGAATTTTCACGGCATCACCAATCCTGGAGAGAATTTCACCAATCCGCATGGTATCAAAAAAACGCTGGGGCAAACTGAGCAGGTGTTTGTAATACCCCAGAATTAGCGCAGCATCAATCATCTGGCCGGTTTTTAATACAAAAATCGACTTCAACCAATTGATGGTCAGTTGTACAAAAACCAGGCACAGCATCACCACACTCAACAAATTCAAAAGGCTGGTATTGCCGGTACCCAGCACCTGATCAGTGATTTTCTGAATGTAAATCGGCGAAGCCAAACCCAACAAAGTGTAAACAATAGCACCCAAAAGGGCCTGTACCAGGATAAAACGGTGGGGTTGGAGGAGATGCCAGAAGCGCTTTCCTACCGAGATTTTTTGGGTGCCGGTTTCAAAGGTATCGTTGGGTGCCAACAGCAGCAAAACCCCTGTCCACATTTCCTGGAATTTTTCGGTTGGCCACTTTTCTAAC includes these proteins:
- a CDS encoding peptidase domain-containing ABC transporter, which produces MGVKIKQHDITDCGAACIASICAHYKLKLPIARIRQKAGTDQKGTNLLGMIAAVEQLGFSAKGVKAQMAALSKIPLPAIAHVIVNKQLHHYVVLYKVEKSSVLVMDPGMGRLEKWPTEKFQEMWTGVLLLLAPNDTFETGTQKISVGKRFWHLLQPHRFILVQALLGAIVYTLLGLASPIYIQKITDQVLGTGNTSLLNLLSVVMLCLVFVQLTINWLKSIFVLKTGQMIDAALILGYYKHLLSLPQRFFDTMRIGEILSRIGDAVKIRTFINDVAINIVVNVLILVFSLLLMFTYYWKFAALMLLTLPLYLLIYWISNRLNKVWERKLMEDSAGLETQLVESLNNIRTIKQFGLEGFTNVKTEQKFVSLLNTIFQSGKNQLVLGNASELVSRLFTIVLLWAGTYFVLDRHITPGELLSFYALIGYFNGPVSSLIGMNRTIQNAWIAADRLFEIIDLETESSVHAVDLNSEQVGDIVLDNVDFNYGTRKMVFKNLSLTFKKGASTGIVGESGCGKSTIVSMLQKLYPINGGKIRFGHIDLHYVSNRSLRKIVAVVPQQIDIFAGTVLENIAIGDPYPNFERVIDLCHQLGILPFIESLPGGFGALLGENGANLSGGQKQRLGIARALYRDPEVLIMDEATSSLDSSSEAFVQNTIHALQQQGKTIIIIAHRLSTVMDTDKIIVLHDGKLMEEGNHQELLEQRGAYFSLWAKQFPMLLQTSR
- a CDS encoding HTH domain-containing protein; this translates as MMAIKQLDRLKRLDTLIHQGKTGAPDELARRLDLSRSQLYNILDELKDLGAPIEYDRSARSFYYRSTFRIVTVAYVEFITPQGAERIYGGKFVKNIERPRQLDGTTRYLYHQ
- a CDS encoding CPBP family intramembrane glutamic endopeptidase, translated to MLAQKIQESIFFQGLYLLIKAAVFSILIFFAAMLVLMPIFSGFTNQDGLLFFISQIMINGLACLFLIKFLKINTLPKYPIVFKTSQIPFYVLLFVLFEILNDTICEFLPLPSFTNNEFIKQVDSRDISFLLTAVFIGPIIEEMIFRGLYMRYFLAKTSTNTAILYSSMLFAIVHVSPDQVIQTFLAGLLLGYLYVKTHSIFVPILVHIAHNALTYLYMSYGHSSFFDFLF